The genomic window GTCGATCTGGTGCTCGACCCAGTGCCGGATGAAGGCCGAGACCGGCAGGGTGCGCGGCACGCCGTCGACCAGGGCGAGCATGTTGGCGCCGAACGTGGTCTGCAGCTGGGTGTGCTTGTAGAGGTTGTTCAGGACGACCTTGGCGACGGCGTCTCGCTTGAGCACGATCACCAGGCGCTGGCCGGTACGACCGGAGGTCTCATCGCGCAGGTCCGCGATGCCCGAGAGGCGACCCTCCTTGGTCATCTCGGCGATCTTCTGCGCGAGCGTGTCCGGGTTGACCTGGTAGGGCAGCTCGGTGACGACGAGGCAGGTGCGGCCCTGGATCTCCTCGACCTCCACGACCGCACGCATGATGATCGAGCCGCGGCCGGTGCGATAGGCGTCCTCGATGCCGCGCGTACCCATGATCAGCGCTCCGGTGGGGAAGTCCGGGCCCTTGATGATCCCCATGATCGCCTCGAGAGCCTCCTCACGGGTGCTCTCATGGTTGTCGAGCATCCAGTGGGCGGCTGCGGCGACCTCGCGCAAATTGTGCGGCGGGATCTGGGTGGCCATGCCGACCGCGATGCCCGCGGAGCCGTTGGCCAGCAGGTTGGGGAAGCGAGCCGGCAGCACGTCCGGCTGCATCGTCTTGCCGTCGTAGTTGGGGACGAAGTCGACCGTCTCCTGGTCGATGTCGCGCACCAGCTCCAGGGACAGCGGCGCCATCTTGCACTCGGTGTACCGCGGCGCGGCCGCACCGTCGTTGCCGGCGGAGCCGAAGTTGCCCTGCCCGTCGATGAGCGGGTAGCGCAGCGACCACGGCTGGACGAGGCGGACCATCGCGTCGTAGATCGCGGTGTCACCGTGCGGGTGGTACTGGCCCATGACGTCGCCGACGACGCGCGAGCACTTGTTGTACCCGCGGTCCGGGCGGTAACCACCGTCGTACATGGCGTAGACGATGCGGCGGTGCACGGGCTTGAGGCCGTCGCGCACGTCCGGCAGGGCACGGGAGACGATCACGCTCATCGCGTACTCGATGTAGCTGCGCTGCATCTCCGCGTTGAGGTCGATCGGTTCGCTGCGGTCGTGCTGCTCGTCGGTGGTGGGGATGTCTGTCATGTGGTCAGGTCACCTCGGGGTCGTTGCCGAAGGGGGTACTCGGGGAGCCAGCCCCGCGGGTCTTGGGGGGCACTCGGGGGGGGGCGAAGCCCCCTGAGCGTTCAGATGTCGAGGAAGCGCACGTCGCGGGCGTTCTTCTGGATGAAGCTGCGTCGGGACTCCACGTCCTCGCCCATGAGCACGGCGAAGATCTCGTCGGCGGCGGCAGCGTCGTCGAGGGTCACCTGCAGGAGGACCCGGGACTCGGGATCCATCGTGGTCTCCCACAGCTCCTGGTAGTTCATCTCGCCGAGCCCCTTGTAGCGCTGGACGGCGTTGTCCTTCGGCAGGCGCCACCCCTTCGCCTGGCCCTGCGCGATCAGCGCATCGCGCTCCCGGTCGGTGAAGGCAAAGCCGTGGGTGTGGTTGGACCACTTGAGGCGGTACAGCGGCGGCTGGGCGAGGTAGACGTAGCCCGCCTCGATCAGTGGCTTCATGAAGCGGAAGAGCAGCGTCAGCAGGAGCGTACGGATGTGCATGCCATCGACGTCGGCATCGGCCATGAGCACGATCTTGTGGTACCGCGCCTTGGTGATGTCGAAGTCCTCACCGATGCCCGTGCCGAAGGCCGAGATCAGCGCCTGGACCTCCTGGTTGGCGAGGATCCTGTCGATCCGGGCCTTCTCGACGTTGAGAATCTTCCCGCGGATCGGCAGGATCGCCTGGTTCCACGGGTTGCGCCCGGCCTTGGCCGACCCGCCCGCGGAGTCCCCCTCGACGATGAAGACCTCGGAGACCGTCGGGTCCTTGGTCTGGCAGTCGGAGAGCTTGCCGGGCAGGCCACCGGACTCGAGCAGCCCCTTGCGGCGGGTCGCCTCGCGGGCCTTGCGCGCGGCCATCCGCGCGGCCGAGGCCTGGATCGCCTTGCGGACGATGTCCTTGCCCTCGTTGGGGTGCATCTCGAGCCAGTGGCCGAACTCGTCGGTCATCGCCCGCTGGACGAAACCCTTGACCTCGGAGTTGCCCAGCTTGGTCTTGGTCTGGCCCTCGAACTGCGGCTCACTGAGCTTGACCGAGATGACCGCCGTCAGGCCCTCGCGGATGTCGTCACCGGTGAGGTTGTCGTCCTTGTCCTTGAGCATGTTCTGCCGGCGGGCGAAGTCGTTGATCATCTTGGTCAGCGCGGAACGGAAGCCCTCCTCGTGGGTGCCGCCCTCGTGGGTGTTGATCGCGTTGGCGTAGGTGTGGACCGACTCGCTGTAGGCGGTCGTCCACTGCATGGCGATCTCGAGGGAGAGCTCGCGCTCGGTGTCCTCGTTCTCCATGTCGATGATCTCGCTCGTGATCGGCTCGGCCTTCTTGGAGCCCACGAGGTGCTCGACGTAGTCGACGAGGCCGTTGTCGTAGCGGTAGGAGACCTTGCGGGCCTTCTTCGGCGCTGCGGTGGCCTCCTCCGAGTCGACGACCTCGGTGATGTCGTCGTCGACGCGGTCGAGGTCCTCGTCCTGCTCCTCCTCGGTCGGCTCCACGATGCGCTCGTCGACGAGGTTGATCGTCAGGCCCTTGTTGAGGAAGGCCATCTGCTGGAACCGGGCGCGGATCGTCTCGAAGTCGTGGTCGACGGACTCGAAGATCCCGTCGTTGGGCCAGTAGGTGATCGTCGTGCCGGTGGCGTCGGTCTCCTCCTCCCGGCGAAGGGGGCCGGTCGGCACCCCGTGCTCGAAGGACATCCGGTGGGCATGGCCCTTCTGCCGCACGCACACGTCCATTCGGGAGGAGAGGGCGTTGACGACGGAGGAGCCGACGCCGTGCAGGCCACCGGAGACCTTGTAGCCGCCGCCACCGAACTTGCCGCCCGCGTGCAGCTGGGTCAGGACGAGCTCGACCGCGGAGACGCCCTCGGCCTCGTGGATGTCGGTGGGGATGCCGCGGCCGTTGTCCTTGACCCGGACCGCGCCGTCCTCCATGAGCGTGACGTCGATGGTGTCGGCGTAGCCTGCCATCGCCTCGTCCACGGCGTTGTCGACGACCTCCCACACGAGGTGGTGCAGACCGCGCTCGCCGGTCGAGCCGATGTACATGCCGGGCCGTTTGCGCACGGCCTCCAGGCCCTCGAGCACGGTGATGGCGCTCGCGTCGTACTCGGGTCCACCGGGGTCCGGTGTCGTCGGCTGGATCTTTGACGGCGACTGCTCGTCTGCCACGGTGCTCCTCGAGTGCGTGCACGGATTGCCGTGGGCTGACCCGGCAGGGTCGGCGCCTCGGCCACAACCCCCCGATCCTACCTCTCCGGGGACTGCTACGACGCATCTGAGGGGCCCATGACGGCCGTTCTCGCTGCATATCCCTGCGGTTGATGACTCCCGGTACGTCGACCGGCTCCTCAGGCGCTCTGAGCCGCGCTCCTGTCGTGGTCGTCCCCGGTGCTCGTCGGCTCAGGAGCAGGAGCCGGTGGGCAGGTCCCGTCGGTGGTGATCGAGCACCTCGGCGACCTCGTCCATGATGGCCGTCCCCTGCTCGTGGGTCCCGGTGCGCACCTGCACGGCCACAGCGGTCTCTCCCTTCGCGCCCGGGACGATACCGAGCTGGCGCACGACGTAGCCCTCGGGAGTGGGTCCCCATCCGCCCTTGAGGCGGGCACCGTCGATCCCGCCGAGGCCCCACTGCTGGCCCGCGACCACCCGACTCATCGCGTCGGTGACCGGGGACGACCCACGCAGGCAGGGGAGGGCGGCGGTGAAGGCGGCCTGGTCCGTCAGGCGCCAGGTCGAATGGCCGAAGGCCGAGTACCCGGGCACGGTCACCGCTGCCGGAACCTGCGTGCGGGCGTCGCCGCCACGGCGAAGCTGCGCCTCGACGGCGTCGGAGGCCTCGCTCGGGGGGCCGAGGGACTCCCAGAGACGTTGAGCGGCCGCGTTGTCCGACGCGGTCAGGGCCGCGTCGATGTCCGCTGTGGCCTCGTTCCCGGAGTGCAGGACGGCCAACGCCAGGGGCACCTTGATCGTCGACCAGGCGATGAGCGGCGGCGCGTCACCGAGGACCCGTGGACGCTCGTGCGAGCCGACAGGGGTCAGGGCGAGGGACACCTCGGCCTCGTCGTGGGCCCGCAGGACCTTGGTCAGGTCCGTGACGAGCGAGGAGTCCAGAGCGCGGCGGTCCTGGTCACTCGTCGACGAGGCCGTGGGTGTGGGCGTGGGTGTGGGCGTGGGCGTGGGCGTGGGCGCCGTCTGCGACGGCGACGGCTCGGAACCACCCGGGAACGAGCACGCGGCCACCGCCAGGGCCAGGGTGACGGCCCCGGCCAGGCGGCGCAGCACGATCAGTAGAGGACGACGACGGCGTTGTTGCCGCCGGTGCACGTCGTGACCGCGTCACCGGAGCAGCTCATCGTGTACGCCTTGTTGGTCACCGGGGAGGTCACCCGCAGGTTCGCCTTCCCGGCGGAGTCGCCCGCAACATAGGCATCGCGCACGGCGAGGGCGAACTCGCAGGACGTCACGCCCGAGCCGGTACCGACGGCCACTCCGTCGGAGGGGCCGGCGCAGCGGGAGACGTCGTCCGGCTTCTTGCCCGTACGCTCGGCCGTCGTCGAGCTCGAGGAGGAACTGGAGGAGGACGAGGAGCTCGACGACGGACTCGACGAGGTGTCACTGGACGACTCACTCGGCTCGCTGGTCGAGGTGGGCGAGCTGGTCTCGGTCACGGTCTCCTGGGCAGTCGGCTGCCCGTCGTCGTCACCGCTCAGGGCCATGACGCCACCGACGAACAGGCCGCCGAGCAGGACGCCACCGATGAGCATGGCCACGAGGCCGAGGGGAGTGATGCCCTTGCGTGGTGGCTCCCGGTCCTGGCGGGGCGGCGTCGACGTGGTCTCCCAGGTCGACGCGGTCGCTGCTGGCGTCGGTGCGGGCTCGTCGGCCCACCAGCTCTCCGGGACGGCGCCTGTCGCGACGGTCGGCTCGTGCGACGGCTCCGCCGCAGGGGTCGGCTGGGTCGGAGCGTCCTCCCCACCGCCGGCGTCCATGCGCGTGGTGGAAGCGTCACCGGGGCTGCTCGTCGGGTGCTGCTCCGCCGCCGGACGGATCCGTCCGGACGGGCTGGGGTCACCGAAGAAGTCGTTGAAGGCGTCGCCGCCCCGCCCGTCCTCCGGACCGCTCATGGGGAACTCCTCATAGGCATTCGCGCTCTCGGAATCAAGAGCAGCACCTCACGATGCCATAACAACCCGGGGGGTGCGCCAATCGAGTGCTGGGGTATCGGTAGGCGGGTGCCATGTGACTCAGCCGTAGGTGTCGCGCGGACCGCGGCCGTCACTGGATCGACGGGGGCCACGTGACCAGGAGGGGGCACTGGGTCCGTGCACCCGCAGCTCGTGGACGACGTCGGGACCGACCGCGTCGGTGATCCGGCCGAGCAGTGAGCTGGACAGCAGTCGGATCTGGGTGGCCCAGGCCGTCGAGTCGGCGCGCACGGACAGCACCCCGTCCTCGAAGCTGACCGGTTGGCAGTGCTCGGCCACCTGATTGCCGACGATCTCGTCCCATCGGCCCATGACGGAGCCGGCTGCGACATCGACCTGCCAGCCGCGATTGTCCACGAGGCTATCGACCTGGTCGCCGATGGTCTTCGGGTCGCGCCCGCGGGCGCCCTTCGGAGCCCGGGGGTGCTGCCGGCGCCGCTTGGGCCGAGGCTTCATCCCCGGGCGCAGGCCCTTCTTGGTCGCCATGGCGCGGGCGCGGGCGAGAGCGGACGAGGCCGCGTCCTCGATGCTCGGCCCGACCTCAGCGTCCTCACCATCGTTCACGTCGGCTCGCCGACCTCACCGAGCGAGACGGTGTAGCGCCGCCCCGCCAGCGACTCCGGCACGTCCGCGGGGACCGCGGCGGTGATGAGCACCTGCTCGCAGTCGCTGATCAGCCCGGCCAGTCGTTCACGGCGACCGCTGTCGAGCTCGGCGAAGACGTCGTCGAGGACCAGCACCGGGTCGTCACCGAGGTCGTGACGCAGCAGGTGGTAGGCCGCCAGACGCAACCCGAGGGCGAAGGACCACGACTCCCCGTGGGAGGCGTACCCCTTCGCCGGCATCGGCCCGAGCCCCAGCACGAGGTCGTCGCGGTGCGGGCCGACGAGATTGACCCCGCGCTCGACTTCCTGGTCGCGCACCCGGGCGAGGGACTCGAGGATCATCGAGCGCAGCTCCTCCACCTCCGGGACCTCGCCGGCCGCGATCGCCTCGGCGGCCTCCTCGTGCAGGGAGGAGCGGTAGACCACAGTGGCCAGCGACTGGTTGGCGCTGACCTCGCGATAGGCCGCCTGGAGGTGCGGCACCAGGTCACGCAGCAGGCGCAGGCGAGCGTAGAGCAGCTGCGCCCCGACGGTGGCCAGGTTCTCGTCCCAGATCTCGAGGGTGCGCAAGGCGTCCTCGGCCGCGGCCGCCGGGT from Janibacter cremeus includes these protein-coding regions:
- the recF gene encoding DNA replication/repair protein RecF (All proteins in this family for which functions are known are DNA-binding proteins that assist the filamentation of RecA onto DNA for the initiation of recombination or recombinational repair.), which translates into the protein MYVRHLSIGDFRSYPAAELALESGVTTLVGLNGQGKTNLVEAIGYVASLTSHRVATDQPLVRFGAERAIVRAAVVRDERESLVELEITPGKANRAKLNRSPLPRTRDVLGTLRTVLFAPEDLALVKGDPGERRRFLDDLLVQRQPRWAGVRSDYDKIVRQRGALLKSAASLLGSKRGRRRRSPAVPEGADPAAAAEDALRTLEIWDENLATVGAQLLYARLRLLRDLVPHLQAAYREVSANQSLATVVYRSSLHEEAAEAIAAGEVPEVEELRSMILESLARVRDQEVERGVNLVGPHRDDLVLGLGPMPAKGYASHGESWSFALGLRLAAYHLLRHDLGDDPVLVLDDVFAELDSGRRERLAGLISDCEQVLITAAVPADVPESLAGRRYTVSLGEVGEPT
- a CDS encoding DUF721 domain-containing protein produces the protein MNDGEDAEVGPSIEDAASSALARARAMATKKGLRPGMKPRPKRRRQHPRAPKGARGRDPKTIGDQVDSLVDNRGWQVDVAAGSVMGRWDEIVGNQVAEHCQPVSFEDGVLSVRADSTAWATQIRLLSSSLLGRITDAVGPDVVHELRVHGPSAPSWSRGPRRSSDGRGPRDTYG
- the gyrB gene encoding DNA topoisomerase (ATP-hydrolyzing) subunit B, producing MADEQSPSKIQPTTPDPGGPEYDASAITVLEGLEAVRKRPGMYIGSTGERGLHHLVWEVVDNAVDEAMAGYADTIDVTLMEDGAVRVKDNGRGIPTDIHEAEGVSAVELVLTQLHAGGKFGGGGYKVSGGLHGVGSSVVNALSSRMDVCVRQKGHAHRMSFEHGVPTGPLRREEETDATGTTITYWPNDGIFESVDHDFETIRARFQQMAFLNKGLTINLVDERIVEPTEEEQDEDLDRVDDDITEVVDSEEATAAPKKARKVSYRYDNGLVDYVEHLVGSKKAEPITSEIIDMENEDTERELSLEIAMQWTTAYSESVHTYANAINTHEGGTHEEGFRSALTKMINDFARRQNMLKDKDDNLTGDDIREGLTAVISVKLSEPQFEGQTKTKLGNSEVKGFVQRAMTDEFGHWLEMHPNEGKDIVRKAIQASAARMAARKAREATRRKGLLESGGLPGKLSDCQTKDPTVSEVFIVEGDSAGGSAKAGRNPWNQAILPIRGKILNVEKARIDRILANQEVQALISAFGTGIGEDFDITKARYHKIVLMADADVDGMHIRTLLLTLLFRFMKPLIEAGYVYLAQPPLYRLKWSNHTHGFAFTDRERDALIAQGQAKGWRLPKDNAVQRYKGLGEMNYQELWETTMDPESRVLLQVTLDDAAAADEIFAVLMGEDVESRRSFIQKNARDVRFLDI